The proteins below come from a single Fibrobacter sp. UWB4 genomic window:
- a CDS encoding acetate/propionate family kinase — protein sequence MRVLVLNCGSSSVKFAVIDTKTKESIASGLVENIGVNGHTKAKGPEGKIDFNFDCPTHAEAVDQVKKFLDAQKLTDTIEAIGHRVVHGGKYIKSEKVSQEVIDYIRSITLFAPLHEPAHATGMECATKFFPGLPQVAVFDTAFHQTMPQKAFLYGIPYKFYENDRIRRYGAHGTSHRFVTAEACKVLGTKPEETCLITAHLGNGSSCSAILNGQCVDTTMGFTPLEGLIMGTRSGSLDPAILFYIAKKYSKEYGTIDQLDHLVNKESGLLGLSGLSNDMRTLTQAASEGNKQAQIALDVFCYRLTREIGGLAMALPRIDAIVFTGGIGENSFYVRKQALDNLKLLGYEVDEERNLKSGKESNHLITKDGTPKAIVVATNEELLIALDTEALVK from the coding sequence TAAACTGTGGCAGCTCCTCCGTGAAATTCGCTGTCATCGATACAAAAACCAAGGAATCCATCGCAAGCGGCCTCGTCGAAAATATCGGCGTGAACGGCCACACAAAGGCCAAGGGTCCTGAAGGCAAGATTGACTTCAACTTCGACTGCCCCACGCATGCCGAAGCTGTGGACCAAGTCAAGAAGTTCCTCGATGCACAGAAGCTCACAGATACGATCGAAGCCATCGGCCACCGCGTCGTGCATGGCGGCAAGTACATCAAGAGCGAAAAGGTCTCGCAGGAAGTCATCGACTACATCCGCAGCATCACGCTCTTTGCCCCGCTTCACGAACCGGCTCACGCCACCGGCATGGAATGCGCCACCAAGTTCTTCCCGGGTCTCCCGCAGGTCGCCGTGTTCGATACGGCTTTCCACCAGACCATGCCGCAGAAGGCATTCCTCTATGGCATTCCGTACAAGTTCTATGAAAACGACCGCATCCGCCGTTACGGTGCTCACGGCACAAGCCACCGCTTTGTGACTGCCGAAGCTTGCAAGGTTCTCGGTACTAAGCCGGAAGAAACCTGCCTCATCACGGCCCACCTCGGCAACGGCTCCAGCTGCTCCGCCATCTTGAACGGCCAGTGCGTCGATACCACGATGGGCTTCACACCGCTCGAAGGCCTCATCATGGGCACCCGCTCTGGTAGCCTCGACCCGGCCATCCTTTTCTACATCGCAAAGAAGTACAGCAAGGAATACGGCACTATCGACCAGCTCGATCACCTCGTGAACAAGGAATCTGGCTTGCTCGGCCTCTCTGGACTTTCGAACGACATGCGTACGCTTACGCAGGCCGCAAGCGAAGGCAACAAGCAGGCTCAAATCGCCCTCGATGTCTTCTGCTACCGCCTCACCCGCGAAATCGGCGGCCTCGCCATGGCTCTCCCGCGCATTGACGCGATCGTCTTCACGGGCGGCATCGGCGAAAACAGCTTCTACGTCCGCAAGCAGGCTCTCGACAACCTGAAGCTCCTCGGCTATGAGGTCGATGAAGAACGCAACCTCAAGAGCGGTAAAGAATCCAACCACCTCATCACGAAGGACGGCACTCCGAAGGCTATCGTCGTTGCAACAAACGAAGAACTGCTCATCGCTCTCGACACCGAAGCATTGGTGAAGTAA